A single region of the Candidatus Dependentiae bacterium genome encodes:
- the trxA gene encoding thioredoxin, producing the protein MAVTVLTSQNYDTVITNSTKPVVIDVFAVWCGPCQYMAPIFEELSKELSDKYTFAKVNIDEERELSIKFNVSSIPTFIFIKNNKIVGRELGFMEKETLHKKIEEYLK; encoded by the coding sequence ATGGCAGTTACCGTTTTAACATCTCAAAACTATGATACAGTAATAACAAATTCAACTAAGCCTGTTGTAATAGATGTTTTTGCAGTTTGGTGTGGGCCTTGTCAATATATGGCGCCAATATTTGAAGAATTATCAAAAGAATTAAGCGATAAATACACTTTTGCAAAAGTAAATATTGATGAAGAACGTGAATTAAGTATTAAATTTAATGTTTCATCAATTCCTACATTTATTTTTATAAAAAATAACAAAATTGTAGGTCGCGAACTTGGTTTCATGGAAAAAGAAACTTTACACAAAAAAATTGAAGAATATTTAAAGTAA